In Proteus vulgaris, one DNA window encodes the following:
- the dnaQ gene encoding DNA polymerase III subunit epsilon, translating to MSTPITRQIVLDTETTGMNKLGVHYEGHNIIEIGAVEVINRRLTGRNFHVYVKPERLVDPEAFEVHGISDEFLEDCPSFADIADEFLEYIRGAELIIHNASFDIGFMDYEFRKLNRDIPPTETFCQITDSLAMARALFPGKRNNLDALCDRYLIDNSKRTLHGALLDAEILSDVYLAMTGGQTALAFSMEGESSNEQEQNDIQRIERPVSGLRVIRATAEELAEHESRLDLVEKKGGHCLWRPASNDEAV from the coding sequence ATGAGCACTCCAATCACACGACAAATTGTACTTGATACCGAAACTACCGGTATGAATAAGCTGGGCGTTCATTATGAAGGTCATAATATCATTGAAATTGGTGCCGTAGAGGTTATCAATCGTCGATTAACAGGGCGAAATTTTCATGTGTATGTTAAACCTGAAAGATTAGTCGATCCTGAAGCGTTTGAAGTTCACGGTATCAGTGATGAATTTTTAGAGGATTGCCCTTCTTTTGCTGATATTGCTGACGAGTTTTTAGAATATATTCGTGGTGCAGAGCTAATTATTCATAACGCATCGTTTGATATCGGCTTTATGGATTATGAGTTCAGAAAGCTTAATCGTGACATTCCGCCTACCGAAACGTTCTGCCAAATTACTGATAGCCTTGCAATGGCAAGGGCATTATTTCCCGGTAAGCGAAATAACCTTGATGCCTTATGTGATAGATACTTAATAGATAACTCTAAACGTACCCTTCACGGCGCGTTACTGGATGCTGAAATACTTTCTGATGTCTACTTGGCAATGACCGGTGGACAAACAGCATTAGCATTTTCAATGGAAGGCGAATCAAGTAACGAACAAGAGCAAAATGATATTCAACGTATTGAGCGTCCAGTTTCAGGATTAAGAGTAATAAGAGCAACCGCAGAAGAACTTGCTGAGCATGAGTCTCGATTAGATTTAGTTGAGAAAAAAGGTGGGCATTGTTTGTGGCGTCCTGCATCAAATGATGAGGCCGTTTGA
- a CDS encoding immunity 22 family protein — protein MENKVHLWIGSNFSSEEEYMHYFELDYSEEEGIDSPNYRVCGFCKDLGIMWYDEDFIGVIPRFDNDVMLDEILVDAAVDESEISFIKARCEVLGIKRANAIFWYQDPELVIKESDNQTYNNLYYIGQYKGD, from the coding sequence ATGGAAAATAAAGTACATTTATGGATTGGCAGTAATTTTTCTTCTGAAGAAGAGTATATGCATTATTTTGAGTTAGATTACTCCGAGGAAGAAGGGATTGATTCTCCTAATTATAGAGTATGTGGATTTTGCAAAGATCTGGGAATAATGTGGTACGACGAAGATTTTATTGGTGTTATTCCTCGCTTTGATAACGATGTTATGCTTGATGAAATTCTAGTAGATGCTGCTGTTGATGAAAGTGAAATCTCGTTCATTAAAGCTAGATGTGAAGTATTAGGGATTAAACGTGCCAATGCGATATTTTGGTACCAAGATCCTGAACTTGTTATCAAAGAGAGCGATAATCAAACTTATAATAATTTATATTATATTGGTCAATATAAAGGTGATTAG
- a CDS encoding nuclease has protein sequence MLLTLDEITKELEKKFSPLGEDFDDLVLFKRATPLTDLSTLEQKSILSLPDDFTSFISLYNLDNFSLFNISFGCGEDYLERLFMLNSPNEFTQWWTGNKRPENMIVIALSDPYTLLLNTQTGNVFAMTSETPMDSFEHIAANFFVFFSAVATLFLTDISPDRVIELTSSQTISFWHQLKSE, from the coding sequence ATGCTATTAACGCTTGATGAAATCACAAAAGAGCTAGAAAAAAAATTCTCCCCTTTAGGAGAAGATTTTGATGATTTAGTGCTTTTTAAAAGAGCGACACCACTTACTGATCTAAGTACGTTAGAACAAAAATCAATACTTTCTCTTCCTGATGATTTTACCTCTTTTATCTCTCTCTATAATTTAGATAATTTCTCATTATTTAATATCAGTTTTGGTTGTGGTGAAGATTATCTTGAAAGACTTTTCATGCTAAATAGCCCTAATGAATTTACCCAGTGGTGGACTGGAAATAAGCGACCTGAAAATATGATTGTTATTGCACTGTCAGATCCTTATACCCTCTTATTGAATACTCAAACTGGTAATGTTTTTGCAATGACCAGTGAAACACCTATGGATAGTTTTGAACATATTGCCGCGAACTTTTTTGTTTTTTTTAGTGCGGTTGCCACTCTATTTTTAACGGATATTTCGCCAGATAGAGTTATCGAACTAACTTCTTCTCAAACAATCTCGTTTTGGCATCAACTAAAATCTGAATAA
- the tkt gene encoding transketolase: MTTRKTLANAIRFLSMDAVQKAKSGHPGAPMGMADIAEVLWRDFLNHNPTNPNWADRDRFVLSNGHASMLIYSLLHLSGYQVSLDDLKNFRQLHSKTPGHPEYGYTPGVETTTGPLGQGIANAVGFAIAERTLAAQFNRPGHDIVDHYTYAFMGDGCMMEGISHEVCSLAGTLQLGKLIAFYDDNGISIDGQVHGWFTDNTAERFDAYGWHVISGIDGHDAASIKAAIETAKQITDKPSLLICKTTIGFGSPHKAGTADSHGSPLGDAEIAETRKALGWEYGAFEIPQEIYKEWDAKEAGKAKEAAWDAKFAAYAAQFPELAAEFKRRVSGELPANWEKDSKAFIENLQQNPSSIASRKASQNALEAFGKVLPEFMGGSADLAPSNLTMWSGSKALNEDNAGNYIHYGVREFGMSAIMNGIALHGGFVPYGATFLMFMEYARNAVRMAALMKIRSIFVYTHDSIGLGEDGPTHQPVEQMASLRVTPNVSTWRPCDQVESAVAWKYAIDRKDGPTALIFSRQNLAQQPRTPEQLANIEKGGYILKDCTGTPELIFIATGSEVELAVSAYDQLTAEGRKVRVVSMPATDAFDKQDADYREAVLPASVKARVAIEAGIADYWFKYVGLDGAIVGMHSFGESAPANELFEEFGFTVENVVTQAKSLLK, translated from the coding sequence ATGACCACTCGTAAAACCCTTGCTAATGCGATCCGTTTTTTAAGTATGGATGCTGTGCAAAAAGCGAAATCAGGACACCCTGGCGCCCCTATGGGTATGGCTGATATTGCAGAAGTATTATGGCGTGATTTTTTAAATCATAATCCGACAAACCCTAACTGGGCTGATCGTGACCGTTTCGTATTATCTAACGGCCATGCTTCAATGCTGATTTATAGCTTACTGCACCTGTCTGGTTATCAAGTTTCTTTAGATGATCTGAAAAATTTCCGTCAATTGCATTCTAAAACACCGGGTCACCCAGAATATGGTTATACCCCAGGTGTTGAAACAACAACGGGTCCTTTAGGTCAAGGTATTGCAAACGCAGTGGGTTTTGCTATTGCAGAACGTACATTAGCGGCTCAATTTAACCGTCCTGGTCATGACATCGTTGACCACTACACCTACGCCTTTATGGGTGATGGTTGTATGATGGAAGGTATCTCTCACGAAGTGTGTTCTTTAGCTGGAACACTACAGTTAGGCAAACTGATTGCATTTTATGATGACAATGGCATCTCTATTGATGGTCAAGTGCATGGTTGGTTTACTGACAATACAGCAGAACGTTTTGACGCTTATGGCTGGCATGTTATCAGTGGTATCGATGGTCACGACGCAGCAAGCATTAAAGCCGCTATCGAAACAGCAAAACAAATTACAGACAAACCATCACTGTTGATTTGTAAAACCACTATCGGTTTTGGTTCCCCACATAAAGCAGGTACTGCAGATTCTCATGGTTCTCCATTAGGTGATGCAGAAATCGCTGAAACACGTAAAGCGTTAGGTTGGGAATATGGCGCATTCGAAATTCCACAAGAAATCTATAAAGAGTGGGATGCGAAAGAAGCGGGTAAAGCAAAAGAAGCTGCATGGGATGCTAAATTTGCTGCATACGCAGCACAGTTCCCTGAATTAGCGGCTGAATTCAAACGTCGTGTTTCTGGTGAATTACCAGCAAACTGGGAAAAAGATTCCAAAGCATTTATTGAAAATCTGCAACAAAACCCTTCAAGTATTGCAAGCCGTAAAGCATCTCAAAATGCATTAGAAGCATTCGGTAAAGTATTACCTGAATTCATGGGTGGTTCTGCGGACTTAGCACCAAGTAACCTGACTATGTGGTCTGGTTCTAAAGCGCTGAATGAAGACAACGCGGGTAACTACATCCATTACGGTGTACGTGAATTCGGTATGTCTGCAATCATGAACGGTATCGCATTACACGGCGGTTTCGTTCCTTACGGTGCAACCTTCTTGATGTTTATGGAATATGCTCGTAATGCAGTGCGTATGGCTGCACTGATGAAGATCCGCAGTATCTTCGTTTATACTCATGACTCTATTGGTCTGGGTGAAGATGGCCCAACTCACCAACCAGTTGAGCAAATGGCAAGCCTGCGTGTTACTCCAAACGTAAGCACATGGCGTCCATGTGACCAAGTTGAATCAGCAGTTGCATGGAAATATGCGATTGATCGTAAAGATGGCCCAACAGCACTGATTTTCTCTCGTCAAAACCTTGCACAACAACCACGTACTCCAGAGCAACTAGCAAATATCGAGAAGGGTGGTTATATCCTGAAGGATTGTACTGGTACGCCTGAATTAATCTTTATTGCTACAGGTTCTGAAGTTGAATTAGCGGTTAGCGCTTATGATCAACTGACTGCTGAAGGCCGTAAAGTACGTGTTGTTTCTATGCCAGCAACAGATGCATTTGATAAACAAGATGCAGATTATCGTGAAGCAGTATTACCAGCATCAGTGAAAGCTCGTGTTGCTATCGAAGCAGGTATTGCTGACTACTGGTTCAAATATGTTGGTTTAGATGGTGCGATTGTAGGTATGCATAGCTTCGGTGAGTCTGCACCTGCAAACGAATTATTTGAAGAGTTTGGTTTTACTGTTGAAAATGTGGTCACACAGGCAAAATCTTTACTTAAATAA
- the epd gene encoding erythrose-4-phosphate dehydrogenase, with protein sequence MTIRVAINGFGRIGRNVLRALYESGKRAEITVVAINELADAQGIGHLLKYDSSHGRFAWDVRINNDLLQVGDDSIRLFHHADITDLPWGELGIDVVLDCSGAYGSRADGEAHIAQGAKKVLFSHPGTTDLDATVVFGVNQHELKKEHRIVSNASCTTNCIIPIIKMMDDAFNIESGTVTTIHAAMNDQPVIDAYHKDLRRTRAAGQSIIPVDTKLAAGITRIFPKFKDHFEAISVRVPTINVTAIDLSVTVKTAVNVLDVNRLIQKSATGAFRGIVDYTELPLVSTDFNHDPHSAIVDGTQTRVSGQHLIKTLVWCDNEWGFANRMLDTTLAMATTGFK encoded by the coding sequence ATGACAATCAGAGTCGCTATTAACGGTTTTGGTCGTATAGGGCGTAATGTGTTAAGAGCGCTTTATGAATCAGGCAAACGGGCTGAAATAACGGTTGTTGCAATAAATGAATTGGCTGATGCACAAGGTATTGGGCATCTTCTCAAGTATGACTCCAGTCACGGACGTTTTGCTTGGGATGTACGAATTAATAATGATTTATTGCAAGTAGGTGATGATAGTATTCGTCTTTTTCATCATGCTGATATTACTGATTTACCTTGGGGTGAGCTTGGTATTGATGTTGTGCTTGATTGTAGTGGTGCTTATGGCTCTCGTGCTGATGGCGAAGCTCATATTGCACAAGGTGCCAAAAAGGTGCTCTTTTCTCATCCGGGAACAACAGATTTAGATGCAACAGTGGTTTTTGGTGTTAATCAACATGAACTTAAAAAAGAACACCGCATTGTTTCAAACGCATCTTGTACAACAAATTGCATTATTCCCATCATTAAAATGATGGATGATGCGTTTAATATAGAATCAGGAACAGTAACTACAATCCATGCAGCCATGAACGATCAACCCGTGATTGATGCATATCATAAGGATTTACGCCGTACTCGTGCCGCAGGACAATCTATCATTCCTGTTGATACGAAATTGGCCGCAGGAATTACTCGAATTTTCCCAAAATTTAAGGATCATTTTGAGGCAATTTCTGTACGAGTTCCTACAATTAATGTGACGGCAATTGATTTAAGTGTCACTGTAAAAACTGCTGTAAATGTGTTAGATGTCAATCGGTTAATTCAAAAATCAGCAACTGGCGCATTTCGTGGTATAGTGGATTACACAGAATTGCCATTAGTCTCAACTGATTTTAACCACGACCCTCATAGTGCTATCGTTGACGGCACTCAAACAAGAGTCAGTGGGCAACACCTGATCAAAACGTTAGTCTGGTGTGATAATGAATGGGGCTTTGCTAATCGGATGCTTGATACAACGTTAGCAATGGCTACAACTGGTTTTAAATAA
- the pgk gene encoding phosphoglycerate kinase yields MSVIKMTDLDLAGKRVLIRADLNVPVKDGKVTSDARIRASLPTIEAALKQGAKVMVTSHLGRPTEGEYNEEFSLKPVVDYLKDKLTAPVSLAKDYLNGVEVNAGELVVLENVRFNKGEKKDDETLSKQYAALCDVFVMDAFGTAHRAQASTHGVAKFAQVACAGPLLSAELEALGKALDKPARPMVAIVGGSKVSTKLTVLDSLSKIADQLIVGGGIANTFIAAEGHPVGRSLYEADLVDDAKKLMEKCDIPVPTDVRVATEFSETADAVLKSASDIKDDEQVLDIGDVTAERLAEILKNAKTILWNGPVGVFEFPNFRKGTEIIAKAIADSEAFSIAGGGDTLAAIDLFDIADKISYISTGGGAFLEFVEGKKLPAVAMLEERAKQ; encoded by the coding sequence ATGTCTGTAATTAAGATGACCGATTTAGACCTAGCGGGTAAACGAGTTCTTATCCGTGCTGACCTGAACGTTCCAGTAAAAGATGGTAAAGTGACTTCAGATGCGCGTATTCGTGCTTCTTTACCAACAATTGAAGCCGCGTTAAAACAAGGCGCTAAAGTGATGGTAACTTCTCACTTAGGTCGCCCTACCGAAGGTGAGTACAACGAAGAGTTCTCTTTAAAACCAGTTGTTGACTATCTGAAAGACAAATTAACTGCACCTGTAAGTCTTGCTAAAGACTATTTAAACGGTGTTGAAGTTAATGCCGGTGAATTAGTGGTTCTTGAAAACGTTCGTTTTAACAAAGGCGAAAAGAAAGACGACGAAACACTGTCTAAACAATACGCTGCATTATGTGATGTGTTCGTAATGGATGCATTCGGTACTGCTCACCGTGCTCAAGCATCAACTCATGGTGTTGCTAAATTTGCACAAGTTGCTTGTGCTGGCCCTCTGTTATCAGCAGAGCTTGAAGCATTAGGTAAAGCATTAGATAAACCAGCGCGCCCAATGGTTGCAATTGTTGGTGGTTCTAAAGTTTCAACTAAACTGACTGTATTAGATTCCTTATCAAAAATCGCTGACCAATTAATCGTTGGTGGTGGTATTGCAAATACCTTTATCGCAGCAGAAGGTCACCCAGTAGGTCGTTCTTTATATGAAGCAGACTTAGTAGATGACGCTAAAAAACTGATGGAAAAATGCGATATTCCAGTACCAACTGATGTTCGTGTTGCAACTGAATTCTCAGAAACAGCAGATGCTGTTTTAAAATCAGCAAGTGACATCAAAGACGATGAACAAGTGCTAGATATCGGTGATGTGACAGCTGAACGTTTAGCTGAAATCCTGAAAAATGCGAAAACTATCCTGTGGAATGGCCCAGTAGGTGTATTTGAATTCCCTAACTTCCGTAAAGGTACAGAAATCATTGCTAAAGCGATTGCAGATAGCGAAGCATTCTCTATCGCAGGTGGTGGTGATACGCTGGCAGCTATTGATTTATTTGATATCGCAGACAAAATCTCTTACATTTCAACCGGCGGTGGTGCTTTCTTAGAATTCGTTGAAGGCAAAAAACTTCCTGCTGTTGCAATGTTAGAAGAACGCGCTAAACAGTAA
- the fbaA gene encoding class II fructose-bisphosphate aldolase has product MSKVFDFVKPGVITGDDVQKVFAVAKENKFALPAVNCVGTDSINAVLEAAAKVRSPVIVQFSNGGAAFIAGKGLKSDVPQQAAILGAISGAHHVHQMAEYYGVPVILHTDHCAKKLLPWIDGLLDAGEKHYAKTGKPLFSSHMIDLSEESLEENIEICAKYLARMAKIDMTLEIELGCTGGEEDGVDNTGMDSSALYTQPEDVAYAYEKLSAVSPRFTIAASFGNVHGVYKPGNVQLTPKILRNSQDYVSEKFNLPHNSLDFVFHGGSGSSAEEIKEAVGYGVIKMNIDTDTQWATWDGILQFYKKNEGYLQGQLGNPEGADKPNKKYYDPRNWLRQAQSSMVVRLEQAFKELNAIDVL; this is encoded by the coding sequence ATGTCTAAAGTTTTTGATTTCGTGAAACCGGGTGTCATCACGGGTGATGATGTACAAAAAGTATTTGCAGTAGCAAAAGAAAACAAATTTGCTCTGCCAGCGGTTAACTGTGTAGGTACTGACTCAATCAATGCTGTGTTAGAAGCTGCTGCGAAAGTTCGTTCTCCTGTTATTGTACAGTTCTCTAACGGTGGTGCTGCATTTATCGCAGGTAAAGGTCTTAAATCTGATGTACCTCAGCAAGCCGCTATTTTAGGTGCAATTTCTGGTGCTCACCATGTGCATCAAATGGCTGAATACTACGGTGTTCCTGTTATTCTGCACACTGACCACTGTGCAAAAAAATTATTGCCATGGATTGATGGCCTGCTAGATGCAGGTGAAAAACATTACGCTAAAACAGGTAAACCACTGTTCTCTTCTCACATGATTGACTTATCAGAAGAGTCATTAGAAGAAAACATCGAAATCTGTGCTAAATATTTAGCGCGTATGGCTAAAATCGATATGACTTTAGAAATCGAATTAGGCTGTACTGGTGGTGAAGAAGACGGTGTTGATAATACAGGCATGGACAGTTCTGCTCTGTATACTCAACCAGAAGATGTTGCTTACGCATATGAAAAACTGAGCGCGGTAAGCCCTCGTTTCACTATCGCAGCCTCTTTCGGTAACGTTCATGGTGTTTATAAACCAGGTAACGTTCAATTAACGCCAAAAATTCTGCGCAATTCACAAGACTACGTATCAGAGAAATTCAATCTGCCACACAATAGCCTAGATTTCGTTTTCCATGGCGGCTCAGGTTCTTCTGCTGAAGAAATCAAAGAAGCTGTTGGCTATGGTGTTATCAAAATGAATATCGATACTGATACTCAGTGGGCAACTTGGGATGGTATCTTACAATTCTATAAAAAGAACGAAGGCTATCTGCAAGGTCAGTTAGGTAACCCAGAAGGTGCTGATAAACCTAACAAGAAATACTACGACCCACGTAACTGGTTACGCCAAGCACAATCATCAATGGTTGTTCGTTTAGAGCAAGCATTTAAAGAATTGAATGCGATTGATGTTCTGTAA
- the dtpB gene encoding dipeptide/tripeptide permease DtpB has product MDKPAQVGLLQQPKPFFMIFFVELWERFGYYGVQGILAVYFVSKLGFSQEQAFITFGAFSALVYGLISIGGYVGDHLLGTKRTIVLGAIVLAIGYFMTGMSIMYPNLIFYALGTIAVGNGLFKANPASLLAKCYPPKDPRLDGAFTLFYMSINVGSLISLSIAPVLADHYGYGLTYNICGIGLIIALLVYFFCRKMVANIGSEPDHLPMNYNKLLLVIAGSVAMVFVCAWLLHNVMIANIVLVSLSIIVVFIYFREAFKQKDRVARNKMYVAFVLMLEAVIFYILYAQMPTSLNFFAIHNVHHNLLGFEIHPVSFQALNPFWIIIASPILAIVYSRLGAKGKDFSMPAKFTAGMLLCSLGFLTAAASGMWFADAQGLTSPWFIVLVYLFQSLGELMISALGLAMVAAFVPQYMMGFILGMWFLTQATAYLLGGYVATFTAAPEGITDPLQTLPIYTDVFGKIGIVTLIVGLVMWATVPLLNRMMKEESKSVKVTG; this is encoded by the coding sequence ATGGATAAACCCGCTCAAGTCGGTTTATTACAACAGCCTAAACCATTCTTTATGATTTTCTTTGTAGAATTATGGGAACGTTTCGGTTACTACGGCGTACAAGGTATTCTTGCCGTTTATTTTGTTAGTAAACTCGGATTCTCTCAAGAACAGGCTTTTATTACTTTTGGTGCATTTTCTGCACTGGTTTATGGGCTGATTTCTATTGGTGGTTATGTTGGTGATCACTTATTAGGAACAAAACGAACTATTGTTTTAGGTGCTATTGTCTTGGCTATCGGTTATTTCATGACTGGTATGTCAATTATGTATCCTAATTTAATTTTCTATGCATTAGGAACTATCGCTGTAGGTAACGGTTTATTTAAAGCGAATCCTGCAAGCTTATTAGCAAAGTGCTATCCACCTAAAGATCCCCGTCTTGATGGCGCATTTACGCTGTTTTATATGTCGATAAATGTTGGCTCATTAATTTCTTTATCTATTGCGCCAGTACTTGCTGATCATTATGGATATGGACTGACTTATAATATTTGTGGTATTGGCTTAATTATCGCCTTATTGGTTTATTTCTTCTGTCGTAAGATGGTAGCAAATATTGGTTCTGAACCAGACCATTTACCAATGAATTACAACAAGCTGCTCTTAGTCATTGCCGGATCTGTCGCAATGGTATTTGTTTGTGCATGGTTACTGCACAACGTAATGATTGCGAATATTGTTTTAGTCAGCTTGTCTATTATTGTTGTCTTCATTTATTTCCGTGAAGCGTTTAAACAAAAAGACCGTGTTGCACGTAATAAAATGTATGTTGCTTTTGTTCTGATGTTAGAAGCTGTTATTTTCTACATTCTTTATGCACAAATGCCAACCTCATTAAACTTCTTTGCTATTCACAACGTTCATCATAATTTATTGGGTTTTGAGATCCACCCTGTAAGCTTCCAAGCTTTAAACCCATTCTGGATTATTATTGCTAGCCCAATCTTAGCCATCGTGTATAGCCGTTTAGGCGCGAAAGGCAAAGACTTCTCAATGCCAGCGAAGTTTACCGCCGGTATGCTTCTGTGCTCGTTAGGATTCCTTACAGCCGCCGCATCGGGTATGTGGTTTGCAGATGCTCAAGGCTTAACATCACCTTGGTTTATCGTTCTGGTTTATTTATTCCAGAGTTTAGGTGAGCTAATGATCAGTGCATTAGGTTTAGCCATGGTTGCGGCTTTCGTACCGCAATATATGATGGGCTTTATTTTAGGTATGTGGTTCTTAACTCAAGCAACAGCTTATTTGTTAGGTGGTTATGTTGCAACCTTTACAGCAGCACCAGAAGGTATTACAGATCCACTACAGACTTTACCTATTTATACCGATGTGTTTGGTAAAATTGGTATAGTGACCTTAATTGTAGGTCTGGTTATGTGGGCAACAGTGCCTCTACTTAACCGAATGATGAAAGAAGAAAGCAAAAGCGTCAAAGTCACTGGCTAA
- the hpaC gene encoding 4-hydroxyphenylacetate 3-monooxygenase, reductase component, with amino-acid sequence MSEEKQANPLFRDAMASLGAAVNIVATNGDAGCCGLTATAVCSVTDNPPTVMVCINSKSQMNTTFQENGKLSINILNHEQEEMACHFAGMTGLAMADRFTQPGWQNGQLQQPILTNALACLEGDIYDVRQVGTHFVYMAEIKNIAVREDGDGLIYFKRRFHSVKNELVPISI; translated from the coding sequence ATGTCTGAGGAAAAACAGGCTAACCCACTTTTTCGGGATGCAATGGCAAGCTTAGGTGCGGCAGTTAATATCGTTGCAACAAATGGCGATGCTGGATGTTGTGGCTTAACCGCAACAGCGGTATGTTCAGTCACTGATAATCCACCAACCGTGATGGTTTGCATCAACAGTAAAAGCCAAATGAATACAACTTTTCAAGAAAATGGAAAATTAAGTATCAATATCTTGAATCATGAGCAGGAAGAAATGGCCTGTCATTTTGCCGGAATGACAGGGCTTGCGATGGCAGATCGCTTTACCCAACCAGGTTGGCAAAATGGGCAACTACAACAACCGATATTAACAAATGCACTAGCCTGCTTAGAAGGCGATATTTATGATGTTCGCCAAGTTGGCACGCATTTTGTTTATATGGCTGAAATTAAAAATATTGCTGTACGTGAAGATGGTGATGGACTTATTTATTTTAAACGCCGTTTCCATTCTGTTAAAAATGAATTGGTACCTATCTCCATTTAA
- the hpaR gene encoding homoprotocatechuate degradation operon regulator HpaR: MHESLTIALLQARESAMGFFRPVLKEHNLTEQQWRIIRVLADKRSIDFHELAQKSCILRPSLTGILIRMERDELICRLKPVSDQRKLFVSLSTNGQNLYDKIQPKIEEGYQLLEQKFSTEKLQRLSGLLKELIALNPDDTEQLEK; encoded by the coding sequence ATGCATGAATCATTAACTATCGCGCTATTGCAAGCTCGGGAATCTGCGATGGGTTTTTTTCGACCTGTTCTTAAAGAGCATAATCTGACAGAACAACAATGGCGGATTATTCGAGTGCTTGCGGATAAGCGTTCTATTGATTTTCACGAACTAGCACAAAAATCGTGTATTCTTCGACCAAGTTTAACGGGTATTCTTATTAGAATGGAAAGAGACGAGCTAATTTGTCGATTAAAACCTGTCAGTGACCAGCGAAAGCTTTTTGTTTCGCTTTCCACAAATGGTCAAAATTTATACGATAAAATTCAGCCTAAAATTGAAGAAGGTTATCAATTACTTGAGCAAAAATTTTCGACTGAGAAGTTACAACGCCTATCTGGGTTATTAAAAGAACTGATTGCGTTAAATCCAGATGATACTGAACAATTAGAGAAATAA